The following proteins come from a genomic window of Candidatus Zixiibacteriota bacterium:
- a CDS encoding dockerin type I domain-containing protein, with protein MSFRTAALAWLVTLAMGSAGLAANKQAVRVERISDVPKSDIFLAPSLAAADTCFVSDNQVLMWRINGWVTGQELYKSLMNPAHQCEGPYPFTITAINMPMMFDAPTPLTIGVDVEAVDSTTFPGCPVPGILLAVSTTWDTEVPSAGFYNIWVPLDTPLVVNGPFFAGFYIGNTFAASVNPSVLTDSVPALCATYNIWDDTIGFVDLCDSANWGGAWAFPGRLAMEVAGIPGGGSGVSPVLEIVSPINGAVLYGSKELWAWDRAQTGQVEYVMFEYSNGGPFVEIGRDFDGVSPLRDGVNPAVSGNGFSVPWDFSSLPEGSYSLRVTIVDTAGASTSTTITVYLEPTPPTATIVAPTPGYPMCTPLNINMSISDENMTFVEVQRRQAANVYTLNVTAMNQATVGDVNGILTDGNHASNGEFGDFYSAPVAATVAAFVWNSRGHPALVRQGGNPMTQQQVAEAIAAEFRTRQFLGTYDEAVPAGLTSYAAGRGGGFRFDYKRDPSYADLRIWVEDEERVVLLGLGNNPGLWVTVDGFVGFLRPDSTYFVSVANPISGTVQSCLWRDRYGYSELNIQGSWHRVDIMVSILASAWSVTRTMVGVDFNGQDGWSVNWPSQGITDLTYHYLRGIGHDSDNNLGPFALLYEHNCAAVYVAGDYNGDRSATVSDLLLLIDFITRNGSSPSGGAARADCNCDNIVNIADVIYYMNYLYGQASPPCR; from the coding sequence ATGTCTTTTAGGACAGCCGCGCTTGCCTGGCTGGTGACTCTGGCAATGGGATCAGCCGGCCTTGCTGCGAACAAACAGGCCGTTCGCGTGGAACGGATCTCCGACGTGCCGAAGAGCGATATCTTCCTGGCGCCGTCGCTGGCCGCCGCCGATACCTGTTTCGTCTCCGATAATCAGGTACTCATGTGGCGGATCAACGGTTGGGTTACCGGACAGGAACTGTACAAATCACTCATGAATCCGGCCCACCAGTGCGAGGGTCCGTACCCGTTTACCATAACAGCGATCAACATGCCGATGATGTTCGATGCGCCGACTCCGCTCACCATTGGAGTCGATGTCGAGGCGGTAGATTCAACCACGTTCCCCGGCTGCCCGGTTCCCGGTATCCTGCTGGCTGTGTCAACAACCTGGGACACGGAGGTTCCCTCGGCAGGCTTCTATAATATCTGGGTTCCGCTGGACACGCCCCTGGTCGTCAACGGCCCCTTCTTCGCGGGGTTCTACATTGGCAACACCTTTGCCGCGTCCGTCAATCCGTCAGTGCTGACCGACAGTGTCCCCGCCTTGTGCGCCACTTACAATATCTGGGACGACACTATCGGATTTGTTGATCTCTGCGACAGCGCCAACTGGGGCGGCGCCTGGGCCTTCCCGGGTCGCCTCGCAATGGAGGTTGCCGGTATTCCTGGAGGCGGTTCCGGGGTTTCGCCGGTTCTGGAAATCGTGTCTCCTATTAATGGCGCCGTTCTCTACGGCAGCAAGGAGCTTTGGGCCTGGGATCGCGCCCAAACCGGCCAGGTGGAATACGTGATGTTTGAGTATTCCAACGGCGGCCCGTTTGTAGAAATCGGGCGGGATTTCGACGGGGTCTCGCCGCTCCGTGACGGCGTCAATCCAGCCGTCAGCGGCAACGGCTTCAGTGTGCCGTGGGATTTTTCGTCGCTGCCGGAAGGCAGCTACAGTCTCCGAGTGACGATTGTTGATACGGCGGGTGCATCAACATCGACTACAATCACAGTCTACCTCGAGCCGACCCCGCCGACCGCAACGATCGTTGCCCCGACCCCGGGATACCCGATGTGCACGCCGCTCAACATCAATATGAGCATCAGCGATGAGAACATGACTTTTGTCGAAGTCCAACGACGGCAGGCTGCCAACGTATACACTCTCAATGTTACGGCAATGAACCAGGCAACTGTCGGCGATGTTAACGGCATTCTCACCGACGGAAATCACGCCTCCAACGGCGAGTTCGGTGATTTCTATTCGGCTCCGGTGGCGGCGACGGTCGCGGCTTTTGTGTGGAACAGTCGGGGGCATCCGGCGCTCGTTCGCCAGGGTGGGAATCCGATGACCCAGCAGCAGGTGGCCGAGGCTATCGCCGCGGAGTTCCGCACCCGCCAGTTCCTGGGCACATACGACGAGGCGGTGCCGGCCGGTCTGACCAGTTATGCTGCCGGCAGAGGCGGCGGATTCAGATTTGACTACAAGCGTGATCCGAGTTATGCCGACCTTCGCATCTGGGTCGAGGACGAGGAGCGGGTAGTATTGCTCGGGCTGGGCAACAACCCCGGGCTGTGGGTTACGGTTGACGGTTTCGTTGGCTTTTTGCGGCCTGACTCCACCTATTTCGTGAGCGTGGCCAACCCCATTTCGGGAACTGTGCAGAGCTGTTTGTGGCGGGATCGATACGGCTACAGCGAACTGAACATCCAGGGGAGCTGGCACCGCGTCGACATCATGGTTTCTATTTTGGCCTCGGCCTGGAGCGTGACCCGCACCATGGTCGGAGTCGACTTCAACGGACAGGACGGCTGGTCGGTAAATTGGCCGAGTCAGGGCATAACTGACCTCACCTACCACTATCTGCGGGGAATCGGCCATGATTCAGATAACAACCTGGGGCCGTTTGCCCTGCTGTACGAGCACAACTGCGCGGCGGTCTACGTAGCCGGGGACTATAACGGTGACCGCAGCGCCACCGTGTCTGACCTGCTCCTGCTGATTGACTTCATCACGCGCAACGGCAGTTCGCCCAGCGGCGGCGCTGCCCGTGCCGACTGCAATTGCGACAACATCGTGAACATTGCGGACGTTATTTACTACATGAACTATCTGTACGGGCAGGCCAGCCCGCCCTGCCGATGA
- a CDS encoding HD domain-containing phosphohydrolase, which yields MARDRRSRILVVDDEEYICKLIVESLGPANYDIVTFHEAARAIEHLAANPVDLVLTDLMMGRSSGIKVLEAALENHPDAIVVLMTAHPTVETAIAVLKRGAHDFLVKPFKLEMLNQVVERGLAHQKIFRDNLSLKGQVEFLRVANAFFGSGMEFGQYLELLLKSCNTELSAAASAILEIDPRSREIVRRVAAAGDPGDEPAVLDTRLLDQFSGSRNANPVVSSEPVMVENNCRYRILISQPIMVRRTLHGVINALILSRQESVPSGRLDALALLASSAASAIANQKLYEDLQQSYFQAIRALTNAIEARDHCTAGHTDRVTRLAEQVALRLGWTEKQLHNLRIGCTLHDIGKIGVPDAILNKTGILTDAERKRMMKHPEVGLKIIRGIELFRPSIPYIIAHHERYDGHGYPRGLQGGEIPIEGRLLSVVDTFDAVMSDRPYRVGASLRKAVGELTRHAGTQFDPDLVRVFLDVLRSGSVDLKEMYGRKEDLSCLETIGATEKARA from the coding sequence ATGGCTCGGGATCGCAGAAGTCGAATACTTGTCGTCGATGATGAAGAGTACATCTGCAAGCTCATTGTCGAGTCCTTAGGCCCGGCTAATTACGATATTGTTACGTTTCACGAGGCCGCCAGGGCAATTGAACATCTGGCGGCTAACCCGGTCGACCTGGTGCTGACCGACTTAATGATGGGTCGAAGCTCCGGGATAAAGGTGCTCGAAGCGGCGCTGGAAAACCATCCCGACGCCATCGTCGTCCTCATGACCGCCCACCCGACAGTGGAAACGGCTATCGCAGTGCTCAAGCGCGGTGCCCACGATTTCCTAGTCAAGCCATTCAAGCTGGAAATGCTCAATCAGGTTGTCGAGCGCGGCCTGGCACATCAGAAGATATTCCGCGACAACCTGTCACTCAAGGGTCAAGTTGAGTTCCTGCGCGTAGCGAACGCCTTTTTCGGCTCCGGAATGGAGTTCGGCCAGTATCTTGAACTGCTCCTGAAGTCCTGCAACACCGAACTCTCGGCCGCGGCGTCGGCAATTCTGGAAATCGACCCCCGTTCCAGGGAAATCGTGCGCCGAGTCGCGGCGGCCGGTGATCCCGGCGACGAGCCTGCGGTCCTCGACACGCGACTGCTCGACCAGTTCAGCGGCAGCCGCAACGCCAATCCGGTAGTGAGCTCAGAACCGGTGATGGTCGAGAATAACTGCCGCTATCGAATCCTGATCAGCCAGCCGATCATGGTGCGCCGGACACTGCACGGGGTAATCAATGCGCTCATCCTCTCGCGGCAGGAAAGCGTGCCGTCGGGACGGCTCGACGCTCTTGCGCTTCTGGCCTCATCGGCGGCTTCGGCCATTGCCAACCAGAAGCTCTACGAAGATCTGCAGCAGTCGTATTTTCAGGCGATTCGGGCGTTGACCAACGCCATCGAAGCGCGAGACCATTGCACGGCGGGTCACACCGACCGGGTCACCCGCCTGGCCGAACAGGTGGCGCTCCGGCTGGGCTGGACGGAGAAACAGCTTCACAATCTGCGGATCGGCTGCACGCTGCACGACATCGGCAAGATCGGGGTGCCCGACGCCATCCTGAACAAGACCGGCATTCTTACCGATGCCGAGCGCAAACGCATGATGAAACACCCCGAAGTTGGACTTAAGATCATCCGCGGGATTGAGCTGTTCCGGCCTTCGATACCGTATATCATTGCCCACCACGAACGGTACGACGGCCATGGATACCCGCGCGGTCTCCAAGGGGGGGAGATTCCGATCGAGGGGCGTCTGCTGTCTGTGGTGGACACATTCGACGCGGTCATGTCTGACCGGCCATATCGGGTAGGGGCGTCACTGCGCAAGGCCGTGGGAGAGCTGACCCGGCACGCCGGAACACAGTTTGACCCGGACCTGGTGAGAGTTTTCCTCGACGTGCTTCGGTCCGGTTCCGTTGATCTGAAGGAAATGTACGGCCGAAAAGAAGACCTCAGTTGCCTCGAGACGATCGGTGCTACCGAAAAGGCACGGGCGTAA
- a CDS encoding site-2 protease family protein — protein MDSTTLEKRADELTTLVADLFQVDAHYLHGNQIVLSLSHRFDPNKAIPLLKDRLTSAGYRYTLSTHEDSLLLSVNPERKLRVPTLNIVLFVVTLLSVYFIPVFWVNLNAPTLRLAVAATLDDLAAGRGLEFTAALISILFVHEMGHFLASRRRGIVTSWPYFIPAPNFIGTFGAVIRSKSPFWSRRDLIEVGAAGPIAGWIVALGWLVYGLSHSVVTPSDMLPYAGLAFSLDGESILVKTLVPVLIGPSPPGSLYLFSEAAFAGWVGLLITAMNMLPIGQFDGGHVIYGLAGRRQVLFGWIALGILVALGFQSATWWVFAAIGFAFGVGHPPTLDDRRPVSLAAMVTGLVSLVILLLSFTPVPFR, from the coding sequence ATGGACAGCACCACGCTCGAGAAGAGAGCCGACGAGCTGACCACTCTGGTGGCCGACCTGTTCCAGGTGGATGCCCACTACCTGCACGGCAACCAAATCGTCCTGAGCCTTAGCCACCGGTTCGATCCTAATAAGGCTATCCCATTGCTGAAGGATCGGCTTACTTCGGCCGGGTATCGCTACACCCTCAGCACCCACGAAGACTCGTTGCTGCTATCGGTTAATCCCGAGCGCAAGCTGCGCGTACCGACACTAAACATCGTGTTGTTCGTAGTGACCCTGCTCTCGGTCTATTTCATCCCGGTTTTTTGGGTTAACCTGAACGCCCCCACCCTGCGCCTGGCCGTTGCGGCCACGCTTGACGATCTGGCGGCGGGGCGCGGCCTCGAGTTCACCGCCGCTCTGATATCGATCCTCTTCGTTCATGAGATGGGCCATTTCCTGGCCAGCCGCCGACGCGGAATTGTCACGTCGTGGCCGTACTTCATTCCCGCACCCAATTTTATCGGGACCTTCGGCGCGGTTATCAGGTCCAAGTCGCCCTTTTGGAGTCGGCGCGATTTAATCGAAGTCGGCGCGGCCGGACCGATAGCCGGCTGGATCGTGGCGCTCGGCTGGCTGGTATATGGGCTGAGTCATTCGGTCGTTACACCGAGCGACATGCTGCCGTACGCGGGGCTGGCCTTTTCTCTCGACGGGGAATCCATTCTCGTAAAGACCCTGGTGCCGGTTTTGATCGGCCCGTCGCCGCCAGGATCGCTCTATCTGTTCTCCGAGGCAGCATTCGCCGGCTGGGTCGGCCTGCTGATCACCGCAATGAACATGCTGCCAATCGGCCAGTTCGACGGTGGCCATGTCATCTACGGTCTCGCGGGGCGAAGGCAGGTGCTGTTCGGTTGGATTGCGCTGGGAATTCTTGTGGCGCTGGGTTTTCAGTCGGCGACCTGGTGGGTATTTGCGGCGATCGGTTTCGCTTTCGGTGTGGGTCATCCACCGACATTGGATGATCGCCGCCCGGTGTCACTGGCCGCGATGGTGACCGGGCTGGTATCGCTGGTGATTCTGCTGCTGTCGTTTACGCCCGTGCCTTTTCGGTAG
- a CDS encoding protein DA1 yields MTGNHVKSLGFARATVWLCVCLGTLLPAPFASEMICFYCGEALGCQYITFENRVYHRECYYDHVLPQCAYCGSPVGENWVVYEGRNYHPECFDRNVAIRCNRCGEIIEGQYLIDHWGNRYHKYHEEEEHGCTFCGRFLSDPLAGGGHPFGPAQYICSRCEKSAVTDEDEGRHELDRIGKLLAEHGIVVDMDEVEFKLVTRAQFAKLLGRPVTHQLGLTRQDKSNFWGFFEDRELTVYILTGLPRMHFISTAAHELMHAWLFVNAPEEHDDTFVEGSCNYASSLVLDRLNDDMAGYVMRQMEEEHDPVYGDGYRRVKHLIENRGVEYWLDHLRFDPRFPIGY; encoded by the coding sequence ATGACAGGAAATCACGTCAAATCACTGGGCTTTGCGCGGGCCACTGTCTGGCTCTGCGTATGCCTGGGCACTCTCCTTCCAGCGCCGTTTGCTTCCGAAATGATCTGCTTCTACTGCGGGGAGGCCCTCGGCTGCCAGTACATTACATTCGAAAACCGGGTCTACCACCGCGAGTGCTATTACGACCATGTCCTGCCGCAGTGCGCCTATTGTGGCAGTCCGGTCGGCGAAAACTGGGTCGTGTACGAGGGCCGTAACTACCACCCGGAGTGCTTTGACCGGAACGTGGCTATCAGGTGCAACCGCTGCGGCGAGATCATCGAAGGCCAGTACCTGATCGATCACTGGGGCAACCGGTACCACAAATACCACGAAGAAGAAGAGCACGGCTGCACCTTTTGCGGCCGTTTCCTGTCCGATCCCCTGGCCGGCGGCGGCCACCCGTTCGGACCGGCGCAGTATATCTGTTCCCGCTGCGAGAAAAGCGCGGTGACGGACGAAGACGAAGGCCGACACGAACTGGATCGAATCGGCAAACTCCTGGCCGAGCACGGAATCGTCGTCGACATGGACGAGGTTGAATTCAAACTGGTCACGCGAGCGCAGTTTGCAAAGCTGCTCGGGCGCCCCGTCACCCATCAACTTGGACTGACCCGGCAGGACAAGAGCAACTTCTGGGGCTTTTTTGAGGACCGCGAGTTGACGGTCTATATCCTCACCGGTCTCCCGCGCATGCATTTCATCTCCACCGCCGCCCACGAGCTGATGCACGCCTGGTTGTTCGTGAATGCGCCCGAGGAGCACGACGATACGTTTGTCGAAGGCAGCTGCAATTACGCCTCGTCGCTCGTTCTCGACCGGCTCAACGACGACATGGCCGGGTATGTCATGCGCCAAATGGAAGAGGAACACGACCCGGTCTACGGAGACGGGTACCGTCGGGTGAAGCACCTGATAGAGAACCGGGGGGTGGAGTACTGGCTGGATCACCTTCGTTTCGACCCGCGGTTTCCGATCGGGTATTAG
- a CDS encoding septum formation initiator family protein produces MPRKARQKKPSLLAPAGSLLKRLSNADSRFRRRVLQIGLWAMAALFAYGLFIGTYSVPRIIRLNIKKQALLETNRHLAADLVDAVRVSDMLTHDSTYIEQVARTRYYMVRPNEIIYRFRSR; encoded by the coding sequence ATGCCCCGCAAAGCTCGCCAGAAGAAGCCCTCACTGCTGGCCCCAGCCGGAAGCCTGCTCAAGCGACTTTCCAACGCCGACAGCCGTTTCAGGCGACGGGTACTTCAGATCGGCCTCTGGGCGATGGCAGCGCTGTTTGCCTACGGCCTTTTCATCGGCACCTACAGCGTCCCCCGGATCATTCGGCTAAACATCAAGAAGCAGGCGCTTCTGGAAACCAACCGTCATCTTGCTGCGGACCTGGTCGATGCCGTCCGAGTGAGTGATATGCTCACGCATGACTCCACCTATATCGAACAGGTGGCACGCACCCGCTACTACATGGTTCGCCCCAACGAAATCATCTACCGCTTCCGCTCGCGGTAA
- the recO gene encoding DNA repair protein RecO — protein MALEKSDAVVLKVYNWSESSRTAVFFTERFGKLPLVDKGGRSVKSKRGRLMPFAHLEVTFYKSEKQTSAYLRDCDIIREFSVEKVGSLGRLAYGSAASELLLLLLPEGEAQPALFGYFLRYLGKVSEIEKQFLPATFISFFLRTMSQLGYHPSLAYCVGCSKELERIEVVRDKLMFSPERGGLVCSSCQKPGEYYIGLSVQQARLLSVLQRASLDEAATVPLGFQEATILVDTLTKFVKHQSGLVSDIKSLEFLDKLKSSQLS, from the coding sequence ATGGCGCTGGAAAAATCGGACGCGGTTGTCCTGAAAGTCTACAATTGGTCGGAATCGTCGCGCACGGCAGTGTTCTTCACCGAACGCTTCGGCAAACTGCCGCTTGTAGACAAAGGGGGGCGCTCCGTCAAGTCGAAACGGGGGCGGCTCATGCCGTTCGCGCATCTCGAGGTGACCTTCTACAAGTCCGAAAAGCAGACCAGCGCCTACCTCCGCGACTGTGACATCATTCGCGAATTCTCGGTCGAGAAGGTCGGCTCGCTCGGTCGACTGGCCTACGGTTCCGCCGCATCGGAACTGCTCCTGCTTCTGTTGCCGGAAGGCGAGGCCCAACCGGCGCTGTTTGGTTATTTCCTGCGCTATCTTGGCAAGGTGTCTGAGATCGAAAAGCAGTTTCTGCCGGCGACCTTTATCAGCTTCTTCCTGCGGACGATGTCACAACTGGGATATCATCCGTCGCTGGCCTATTGTGTCGGCTGCAGCAAAGAGCTGGAGCGTATCGAGGTTGTCCGCGACAAGCTGATGTTCTCGCCGGAGCGCGGCGGGCTGGTTTGCTCGTCTTGCCAAAAGCCGGGCGAGTATTATATTGGCCTCTCGGTCCAGCAGGCCCGGTTGCTTTCGGTGCTGCAGAGGGCATCGCTGGACGAGGCGGCCACCGTGCCGCTCGGGTTCCAGGAGGCCACGATCCTTGTGGACACCCTGACTAAGTTCGTGAAGCACCAATCGGGGCTGGTCTCGGATATCAAGTCGCTGGAGTTTCTTGATAAGCTGAAGAGCAGTCAACTGAGTTAA
- a CDS encoding glycine--tRNA ligase, with protein MGAEKTNDLMDKIVSLCKRRGFIFPSSEIYGGLSSCWDYGPLGAELKRNLKTYWWEAMTARRDDVEGLDAAILMHPQVWHTSGHVAEFNDPMVDCKVCKARFRADKLAEARCPMKPSKSPLECGGELTEVRKFNLMFKTHIGPMEDSASEIYLRPETAQGIYVNFLNVKNSSRQKIPFGIAQIGKAFRNEITPGNFTFRTREFEQMEMQYFIHPSEDEKWMGYWREQRWQWYQGLGINMNKLRWREHAHDELAHYAKAAWDVEYEYPFGWQELEGVHNRTDFDLRRHMEESGRDLRYQDERFAEKFIPYIIETSAGCDRTLLTILVDAYDEAEVKGEKRVFLRLSPRVAPIKVAVFPLVKKEGMPEYAEKVYHELKKRFKVFYDESGAVGRRYARMDEAGTPYCVTVDGQTLEDDTMTVRERDSMEQTRMKTAEVMAFLEEKISG; from the coding sequence ATGGGCGCTGAGAAAACCAACGACTTGATGGACAAAATCGTCTCACTGTGCAAACGGCGCGGATTCATCTTCCCGTCGTCCGAGATTTACGGCGGCCTCAGCTCCTGCTGGGACTACGGCCCGCTGGGCGCGGAACTCAAGCGCAACCTGAAAACCTACTGGTGGGAGGCGATGACCGCGCGCCGCGACGATGTCGAGGGGCTCGACGCCGCAATCCTGATGCACCCGCAAGTGTGGCATACTTCGGGTCACGTGGCCGAGTTTAACGATCCGATGGTCGACTGCAAGGTATGCAAGGCGCGTTTCCGCGCCGACAAGCTGGCCGAAGCGCGCTGCCCGATGAAGCCGTCGAAATCACCCCTCGAATGCGGCGGAGAACTGACCGAGGTTCGCAAGTTCAATCTGATGTTCAAAACGCATATCGGACCGATGGAAGACTCGGCCTCGGAGATATACCTTCGCCCGGAGACGGCGCAGGGGATTTACGTCAATTTCCTCAACGTTAAGAATTCGTCACGCCAGAAGATTCCGTTCGGGATTGCGCAGATCGGCAAAGCGTTTCGCAATGAAATCACGCCCGGCAACTTCACCTTCCGCACCCGCGAGTTCGAACAGATGGAGATGCAGTATTTCATTCATCCCAGCGAGGACGAGAAGTGGATGGGATACTGGCGCGAACAACGCTGGCAGTGGTACCAGGGGCTGGGGATCAACATGAACAAGCTGCGCTGGCGAGAACATGCCCACGACGAACTCGCCCACTACGCCAAGGCGGCGTGGGATGTCGAGTATGAGTATCCTTTCGGCTGGCAGGAACTTGAAGGCGTGCATAATCGCACAGATTTCGATCTCCGAAGACATATGGAGGAGTCTGGCAGGGACTTGCGCTACCAGGATGAACGCTTCGCGGAAAAATTCATCCCGTATATCATTGAGACGTCGGCTGGGTGTGATCGCACGCTGCTGACGATTCTGGTCGATGCGTACGATGAAGCCGAGGTTAAAGGCGAGAAGCGGGTGTTCCTCCGCCTGTCACCGAGAGTTGCGCCGATCAAAGTGGCGGTGTTCCCTTTAGTAAAGAAAGAAGGGATGCCGGAGTACGCCGAGAAAGTGTATCACGAACTCAAGAAGCGCTTCAAGGTGTTCTATGATGAATCGGGCGCCGTGGGGCGCCGCTACGCTCGGATGGACGAAGCCGGCACGCCGTACTGTGTGACGGTCGACGGCCAGACGCTGGAAGACGACACCATGACGGTGCGCGAGCGCGACAGCATGGAACAAACGCGCATGAAGACCGCCGAGGTGATGGCGTTCCTGGAGGAGAAGATAAGCGGGTAG
- a CDS encoding isoprenylcysteine carboxylmethyltransferase family protein, which yields MLSQPKTVIFILISAVIIWLTRRTLSDIRSHGFYRFFAWEAILAQIIRNVEHWFHEPFSVHQMVSWTLLVLCSYLVIHGTLALRRMGKPSRERQDPLLFPIEKTTQLVTTSIYRYIRHPIYSSLICLTWGLYFKSPDLIDALLAVAATCILFATAKVEVAENVRYFGDTYREYMSRTRMFIPYLF from the coding sequence ATGCTCTCACAACCTAAAACTGTTATCTTCATCCTTATCTCAGCCGTGATTATCTGGCTGACGCGGCGGACACTTAGTGATATCCGATCCCACGGCTTCTACCGCTTCTTTGCTTGGGAGGCGATTTTAGCGCAGATCATACGCAATGTCGAGCACTGGTTTCACGAACCGTTTAGCGTACATCAGATGGTCTCGTGGACGCTATTGGTCTTATGCTCTTACCTGGTCATTCATGGCACGCTGGCTCTTCGTCGAATGGGAAAGCCGAGTCGCGAGCGGCAGGACCCATTACTGTTTCCAATCGAGAAGACGACGCAGTTAGTAACGACAAGCATCTACCGATACATCCGCCACCCAATCTATAGTTCGTTGATATGCCTCACCTGGGGACTCTACTTCAAAAGCCCGGATTTGATTGACGCCCTGCTGGCAGTTGCGGCTACTTGTATTCTTTTTGCTACTGCCAAAGTCGAAGTGGCAGAGAATGTTCGGTACTTCGGTGATACCTACCGCGAATACATGAGCCGAACGCGGATGTTCATTCCATACCTGTTTTGA
- a CDS encoding sigma-70 family RNA polymerase sigma factor: MPESSVRQVDKRKQFEAEALPHMDALYRTALRMTKNQSDAEDLVQETMVKAYRFWDKFEPGSNCRAWLFKIMTNIFINEYRSKSRTPVSVNMDDIDDNFLYGQLATVKPEKNPEEQLFAKIFDDDVKKAIEELPDDFRLVVVLSFLEDFSYQEIADIVELQLGTVKSRLHRGRKLLQKKLYDYAVKNGYIKDLTT, from the coding sequence ATGCCCGAGAGTTCGGTAAGACAGGTTGACAAGCGGAAGCAATTCGAGGCCGAAGCCCTGCCTCACATGGATGCGCTCTACCGCACGGCACTGAGGATGACTAAGAATCAGTCCGACGCGGAGGACCTTGTCCAGGAGACGATGGTCAAAGCCTACCGCTTCTGGGACAAGTTCGAACCGGGTTCGAACTGCCGGGCCTGGCTGTTCAAGATCATGACCAACATATTCATCAACGAATATCGGTCAAAATCGCGAACGCCGGTTTCGGTCAACATGGACGACATCGACGACAACTTTCTTTACGGACAGTTGGCGACGGTGAAGCCGGAAAAGAACCCGGAAGAGCAGTTATTTGCAAAGATTTTTGACGATGACGTCAAGAAAGCGATCGAGGAGTTGCCCGATGATTTTAGGCTGGTAGTGGTGCTGTCGTTTCTTGAGGATTTCTCCTATCAGGAGATCGCCGACATAGTCGAGCTGCAATTGGGAACGGTCAAATCGCGACTGCACCGCGGCCGCAAGCTCCTGCAGAAGAAGCTTTATGACTACGCAGTCAAGAATGGTTACATCAAGGACCTCACTACATGA
- a CDS encoding zf-HC2 domain-containing protein, which translates to MNCQEALSLLYDIIDKEASDIDTKQVEAHLRNCRDCSGVYRLERSVNELIQEKLAHQRVTPRLDSLKAKVLSELDQMDCANRPQATLEKKQVEPLPRPALRLGWGLALGAAAVVLVGVILIAKDVFIDHRAYLPLEQAHWAAAEQMDRYRDQAVTSEALAGTSVSLAYDLSSHVNSFTMVGGQMETVDNIPMAHFVYHNQDRIVSVFVVDVKRMSVPEDLRETLVHRNGIEFYDHNCRGCRLVYHRVGDAWIITATTQRDVELLDFVPGHGPV; encoded by the coding sequence ATGAATTGCCAGGAAGCACTGAGCCTGCTCTATGACATAATTGATAAAGAAGCTTCCGACATCGACACCAAGCAGGTTGAAGCGCACCTTCGCAATTGCAGGGATTGTTCCGGGGTCTATCGGCTGGAGCGCTCGGTCAACGAGTTGATCCAGGAGAAGCTGGCACACCAGCGGGTTACGCCGCGGCTCGACTCGCTCAAGGCTAAAGTCCTGTCAGAGCTCGATCAGATGGACTGCGCCAATCGGCCGCAGGCCACTCTCGAAAAGAAACAGGTAGAGCCGCTTCCCCGACCGGCGCTCCGCCTCGGCTGGGGGCTGGCGTTAGGCGCCGCCGCGGTAGTTCTGGTCGGCGTCATTCTCATCGCTAAAGACGTTTTCATCGATCACCGCGCTTATCTTCCGCTCGAACAGGCGCACTGGGCCGCCGCGGAGCAAATGGACCGGTATCGTGATCAGGCGGTCACCAGTGAGGCGCTGGCCGGCACAAGTGTATCCCTCGCTTATGATTTGTCGTCGCATGTGAACAGCTTCACAATGGTCGGTGGCCAGATGGAGACCGTTGACAACATTCCCATGGCGCACTTCGTTTACCACAACCAGGATCGCATCGTATCGGTATTCGTGGTCGATGTCAAGCGGATGTCAGTGCCAGAGGACCTTCGGGAGACCCTGGTGCATAGGAACGGGATCGAGTTCTATGATCATAACTGTCGTGGCTGCCGGCTGGTCTATCACCGCGTGGGCGACGCCTGGATCATCACCGCGACCACCCAGCGCGATGTTGAGCTTTTGGATTTCGTGCCGGGCCACGGGCCGGTGTAA